GAAAATTACTTCACCCTAATGAATAATGCATATAGAGATAGAAATATTCAGTTTTTAGATTCCTTAAACAATTCTATGTATACCGAAAATTATATGGAGAATATGTTATACATCAGAAATAGAAATATGACTGAGAAAATAGATTCTATTGTAAAAATAGGTTCTTTATTTTCAGCGATTGGTGCTGCACATTTAGGAGGGAAAAAAGGTGTTATAGAAATGTTGCGAGAAAAAGGATATACTGTAACCGCTTTAACATCAAAAATAACTAATAAAGCAACTGTTTTAAAAAAAGCAATTGAAGATAAAGTAATAAAGGTTCCTTTTACTATTCAAACATCAGAAGATAAGTTTTTTAGTGTAAAAGTACCCACAAAGTTATATGAATTAAATATTCTGAATAATACAGTTTATCTCTGTCCAGATTTAACAAATGGTGGTTATGCAATTATTACAAGAATAAGTACTTTTTCTAAAATTTATGATAAAAGAATTAAAAACAAAGATTTTGATAAATTTCTTTTTGAATCGATACCTGGAGAAATAATCACAAAAAAAGAGATTATAAAGCAAGGTGTAAAAGGTTTGGATATTGTAAACTTAACAAAAACAGGAGATTATCAACGTTATCAAATATTTTTTACGCCTTTAGAAATACTAATATTTAAAATGGATGGTAAAAAAACGTATGTAAAAGATTTTGGAAATCAATTTTTCAATTCGATTACCTTTAATAATTTAAGTGATGAAATGGTTACTGTAAGTCCTACTAACAAAGGATTTGAAGTTAATGTTCCAAAACATCATAGTTTTACAAACAAAACGAATTCAGGAAATAGACTTTTACAAGCTGTAGATAAAAATGGTAGTTATTATTTTGTGAGAGAAGTTACTTTAAATGATGTTAAATATATTGAAGAAGATGCTTTTGAATTGGAAAGAATTCAAGAAAGATTTTATAAAAATCTAGATTTGAAATATAAGTCAGGTAAATTTACAAATTCTTCAAAAGAAAGTTTTGAAAGCAATTCTAAATTAAAGAATAATGATATCATTTATCTTAAAACGGTTACAAATGCAGGTCATTATTATCTTTTAGGATTTATTTCTAAGAATGATAAAAATAAAAATACTTTTTTCGATTCATTTAAAATAACAAATTTTTCATATGTTAAAGAGAAATTTACAATACAAAAAGATACCACTTTACATTTTTCTGTAAATACAAATATTGAACCCCCTTCAGCAGAATTTTCTCCAAATTTAAAAAAAAAGAAAAAAAAAGGCTATAAAGGGTATACTAAGAAGGCAAAATATTTAAATAATGCAAACGAAGAAATTTCTGTAACATTAAATAAATTGAATGATTTAATCAGTTTTGAAAACGTAGATTCTCTTTGGAAAAAAAATAAATCACCTGTTGATTATAATAACCTTTCAAGAACTATTTCTTATAAGACAGATAAAACGAATTTCCATAATTATTTAAGTAAATACCGTTTAAAAGAGAAAAATATTGAAAAAGGAGTTGACGAAAATGGTTATAAATTCTATTCTTATTATGTAAAAGATTCTTTGAGTAGTAAAGCGATAAAGGTAAAACGAGTTTTATCTCACGGAACTATTTACGACATAAAAACATTGGTAGACACACTTTATACAGAAAGTAAATTTGTAACTACATTTTACAATTCTTTTAAACCAAAAGACACACTTATTGGTACTTCATTGTTTACAGATAAAACGGCAATATTTTTTGAAGCCTTAAAAAGTAAAGATAGTTTAGCTTTAGATAGTTACGATGTTGTTAAATTTAAAAAGAAAGATATTAATTCATTGATAGAAATTTTAAAAACGTATGAATTTGAGGAAAATCAATTACCAATAAAAAAATATTTGATTGAAGAATTAGGGCAGTTTAAAACTAAAAAAGTAGAACGGTTTTTAGAGGATTTATATAGTAAATCTTTTCAGAATCCAGAAAATCAAATAACCATTATAAATACAGTTTCTAAAGATAAAACGATAGAATCGTATAAAAAACTATTAAAGTTATTAGAGGCAGATATTCCATTAACTTCTAATAGTTATCAATTAAATAGTATGATTGAAAAGATGGAAGATTCTTTAGGCTTTGCTAAAAACCTATTTCCAGAGCTTTTAAATTATACAACAATATTAGAATATAAAAAACCAATTTATAATCTGTTATCTAAGTTAGTTGATAAAAAAATAGTAGAAACTTCTAATTATGAAGTATTCAAAAAACAAATTTTAAATGAAGCAAAAATCGAATTAAAAAGACAATTAGGAACTAAAAATAATCGTACTAATTATAGTTCTTATAACTACTCTAATAAAGAAGATTTGTTAAGTATTTATGTAAAGTTATTATTTCCTTTTAGAAAAGATAAAAAAGTAAAAACTTTTTATGAAAATTTAAATTTTGTTGATGATGCTACTGTAAAAACGAATCTAATAATTCTTCAATTAGAAAATTTAGAAAGTTATAATAAAGAAACATTTAAAAAATTAGTTTCAGAAATTGATAGCAGAGGAGTATTGTATAAAAAACTTCATAAAATCGATAAAACAAAACTTTTTCCAAAAGAGTATAGTTCTAAAAAAGAAATATATAAGTCCTTGTTGTTTTCGAAAAAGCAAGAAAAAGATTTGAAAGATAGTATTGTTTTTATTTCAAAAAGAGAATTTAATATTTTGGATGATAGATTTGAAGGTTATTTTTTTAAATCAAAACCTCACATTAATAACACAAAAGAGTATAATAAAGATTGGAAAATGAATTACATAATTGTAAATAATTCTGATAAAAAAATAAATATAGATTTTACAACTTCTAAGAAAAAGGAACGTTTTGATACAACAAAACCAATTGAAGAAGTAATTGATTTATTGATTGAGAAACAAAGGTTGAAAGATAGGGAAAGGGTAAATATTAAAACCAATAGTTATAATAACTACAATAATTATTAAAAGATAATGTCTTTTTTTTTATTGCAAAATGTTATATTCGTAAGCTTAAATAATAATAATAATAATAATAAATTTAAATAAAAAGAAAATAAAAAAATTGTTAATCTTATTTTTAGTTATTTCTGCAAATTTGAGTCTAGCTCAAGATTCAGTATTACTGAGATTAAATTATGAAAAAGGAGCAACTTATGATGTTTCTATGGAAATGTCTCAAAACATGGGGGCTGTAATGTCTATGGGTATGACTATTAATATGGACTTAAAAGTTCTAGATGTTACAGAAGATACTTATGACAGTGAAATGAAGTTTACGAACATGACTATGGACATGTTACAAGGAGGACAAGCAATTAGTTTTGATTCTTCTAAAAGCGATGATGAGTTAGATGAGGCTGGTAAAATGATGAAGGCTCAAATGGCTCCAATGTTAAAGGCGGTAATTTATGCTAAAGGAAATAATTTAGGTGAAGTTATAGAAGCTAAAGTTGAACCTAATGTTATGGGAATGGAAGATTTAGCAAATCAGTCTAGTAATGTTGTTTATCCAAAAGAAGCTATAAAAGTTGGTGGTACTTGGTCAATGTCTAAAAACCAAAAAGGAATGGTTATGGATTTTATTTACACAGTAAAATCTATTACAAATGATAAAATAGTTTTAGATTTATCTGGTAAAGTTTCTGGTATGTCTACTGGAAGTATTTCAGGAAGTATCATTATAGAAAGAGCATCTGGAATTCCTGTAGATTCTCAAATAAATATGGATATGTTTGTTAGCGGACAAGAGATGAAAACAAAAGTAACAATGATAATGGCTAAAAAATAGTCTAGTCATTTTAA
The window above is part of the Polaribacter sp. SA4-12 genome. Proteins encoded here:
- a CDS encoding TraB/GumN family protein encodes the protein MKKIALLFTLLISFFINAQEQNSLLWQISGNGLQKDSYLYGTMHVSAKVAFHLDDVFFESLLKADHVALETDPTFWLENIFNSSEEMKELNEVNSFNSKDFYNAPFKLTEPKQEQIMFFLSREDMLLNGVMYRTNGMRQNFEEDTFLDMFIYQSGKKNGKKIFSLEGFKDSSSLVKKAVSSGKMMKDKPEMWLQKRLKDENYFTLMNNAYRDRNIQFLDSLNNSMYTENYMENMLYIRNRNMTEKIDSIVKIGSLFSAIGAAHLGGKKGVIEMLREKGYTVTALTSKITNKATVLKKAIEDKVIKVPFTIQTSEDKFFSVKVPTKLYELNILNNTVYLCPDLTNGGYAIITRISTFSKIYDKRIKNKDFDKFLFESIPGEIITKKEIIKQGVKGLDIVNLTKTGDYQRYQIFFTPLEILIFKMDGKKTYVKDFGNQFFNSITFNNLSDEMVTVSPTNKGFEVNVPKHHSFTNKTNSGNRLLQAVDKNGSYYFVREVTLNDVKYIEEDAFELERIQERFYKNLDLKYKSGKFTNSSKESFESNSKLKNNDIIYLKTVTNAGHYYLLGFISKNDKNKNTFFDSFKITNFSYVKEKFTIQKDTTLHFSVNTNIEPPSAEFSPNLKKKKKKGYKGYTKKAKYLNNANEEISVTLNKLNDLISFENVDSLWKKNKSPVDYNNLSRTISYKTDKTNFHNYLSKYRLKEKNIEKGVDENGYKFYSYYVKDSLSSKAIKVKRVLSHGTIYDIKTLVDTLYTESKFVTTFYNSFKPKDTLIGTSLFTDKTAIFFEALKSKDSLALDSYDVVKFKKKDINSLIEILKTYEFEENQLPIKKYLIEELGQFKTKKVERFLEDLYSKSFQNPENQITIINTVSKDKTIESYKKLLKLLEADIPLTSNSYQLNSMIEKMEDSLGFAKNLFPELLNYTTILEYKKPIYNLLSKLVDKKIVETSNYEVFKKQILNEAKIELKRQLGTKNNRTNYSSYNYSNKEDLLSIYVKLLFPFRKDKKVKTFYENLNFVDDATVKTNLIILQLENLESYNKETFKKLVSEIDSRGVLYKKLHKIDKTKLFPKEYSSKKEIYKSLLFSKKQEKDLKDSIVFISKREFNILDDRFEGYFFKSKPHINNTKEYNKDWKMNYIIVNNSDKKINIDFTTSKKKERFDTTKPIEEVIDLLIEKQRLKDRERVNIKTNSYNNYNNY
- a CDS encoding DUF6263 family protein, with protein sequence MLILFLVISANLSLAQDSVLLRLNYEKGATYDVSMEMSQNMGAVMSMGMTINMDLKVLDVTEDTYDSEMKFTNMTMDMLQGGQAISFDSSKSDDELDEAGKMMKAQMAPMLKAVIYAKGNNLGEVIEAKVEPNVMGMEDLANQSSNVVYPKEAIKVGGTWSMSKNQKGMVMDFIYTVKSITNDKIVLDLSGKVSGMSTGSISGSIIIERASGIPVDSQINMDMFVSGQEMKTKVTMIMAKK